A genomic stretch from Candidatus Avedoeria danica includes:
- a CDS encoding transposase — protein MAQAWAAVGRGRRGGDGRAAGGVDAVGGTRDGRVWQRPSRSTTSTARTGSSPGCSPRPSRRCSKARSLRIWATKRTRSSAGTPALGRNGRYRRTLKTEGGEQTIAVPRDRNGSFEPQIIRTLPAADQRDRGEDPGALRPPASRCGTSRTCLRSFTASTSPRRPSAPSRTRSCRW, from the coding sequence GTGGCGCAGGCCTGGGCCGCGGTTGGCCGAGGCCGTCGTGGAGGCGACGGCCGGGCGGCCGGGGGTGTCGATGCCGTCGGCGGAACGCGTGATGGCCGAGTTTGGCAACGGCCAAGTCGGTCAACGACTTCTACGGCAAGGACGGGATCTTCGCCCGGCTGTTCGCCAAGACCATCGAGGAGATGCTCGAAGGCGAGATCACTGCGCATCTGGGCTACGAAGCGCACGAGGTCGTCGGCCGGAACTCCGGCACTTGGCCGAAACGGGCGCTATCGACGCACGCTCAAGACCGAGGGCGGCGAGCAGACGATTGCGGTGCCCCGGGATCGCAACGGCTCCTTCGAGCCGCAGATCATCCGGACCCTACCAGCGGCAGACCAACGAGATCGAGGAGAAGATCCTGGCGCTCTACGCCCGCCGGCCAGTCGGTGCGGGACATCCAGGACGTGCTTGAGGAGCTTTACGGCATCGACGTCGCCCCGGCGACCATCAGCGCCGTCACGGACAAGATCATGCCGCTGGTGA